From Xenopus tropicalis strain Nigerian chromosome 3, UCB_Xtro_10.0, whole genome shotgun sequence, the proteins below share one genomic window:
- the LOC108646272 gene encoding uncharacterized protein LOC108646272 encodes MKIAVAFLLVALSSCFDSSTATLDPELAKCLNALVQKDLPGTVDKLIDILCLYQQGKDENNSELFRQFLTQLDTLLATGGCSLDKILGTQDVLQTSADKIGDVARSVGQKLLDTLATIPVLGTVFNGICPTGKSLQGLLGDVTKVIGGLGFKR; translated from the exons ATGAAGATAGCAGTGGCTTTTCTTTTAGTGGCTCTAAGCAGTTGCTTTG ATTCTTCTACTGCTACTTTAGATCCTGAGCTGGCGAAATGCTTAAACGCACTTGTGCAG AAAGACCTACCTGGAACTGTGGACAAGCTCATAGATATACTATGTCTTTACCAACAAGGAAAG GATGAAAATAATTCGGAATTATTCAGACAGTTTCTTACACAACTGGATACATTACTG GCTACAGGAGGCTGTTCCCTTGATAAAATTCTGGGCACACAAGATGTTCTG CAAACTTCTGCTGATAAAATTGGGGATGTTGCTCGTAGTGTTGGACAGAAGCTCCTTGATACTCtg GCTACTATTCCAGTTCTTGGAACAGTTTTCAATGGAATATGTCCAACG GGCAAAAGCTTGCAAGGTCTATTG GGAGACGTTACTAAAGTAATTGGCGGATTG ggTTTCAAGCGCTAA